AGCGTTCGTTATATAACCCCCTCAGATATAATCAATTGCTTCGATTTGGGAATTGGGGAGACACCACAGGAAATATCATATAATTCCCCTTCTTTCTTGGATtatttgctctttttttggcaaattgcaGATCGATACGGCGCGCGTTTcgtttgggttttttgtttttttcggatCGATTTCGTTGAAAATGAAGAATTAAAACAGATGATCGGCAGAAGGGAACAACAAACACCGTGAAAATTTCGTTCGATTTGCGGTTACGGGATTCGGATTCTGCCCAATTTAatttctattttctatttggCTATTTGCTAATTCGTTGATCGTTCGCGCTGGCCGCTGATCGTTCGCGATATGTTTGCCTTCGATGTATGCTACTAAGTGAGgagccagccagagccagagccagagcgatGCAGACAGAGGAAATTATTGTTAGCCAAAATCGAGAGCCGAATCGAAATGGCCAAGATACAGATTTATCTGCATTCGTGTGGGTTGCGGGGAGATACAGatctcagagagagagagaaagagatctCCTGAATGGGAGAGTGGTCGAAAGTGGGCGAAAGTGGTGGAAAGTGGGGGGAAAGTGGGTGGAAAGTGGGCAAGTGGCGGCTGCTAATGATGCTGCTGACTCTTAGGGttaccgtaccgtaccgtaccctTCCTCTGGCTATGCTCCTGGCCCACTTCTGGCATTGTTTACACCTTCGATTCTTGTGATTTGTGGGCGCACCTTGaaatgctgccactgcctaTACATATCTGCTACAGTtgctcactcactcactcacggCAGCCGATCTCAAGGTGTCTGTCTATACctattatgtatatatatatacatgtatatgcatatacctatatagatagatatgtAGGTATATATACTTCTACGTGTATATCTTCGTATATTCGTATATGTTTGGATGCCTGGCATATTTCTGCGCTGCCCCCAGATCTTTATAGATTGCTGAGCAATACTTTGGGGCTGGGTCGCTGATGACTGTCTTTTACCTATAGATATGATGGTATTTATTGTTATGGCGATCTGTCATGCCAGATCCATCTACttaaccatccatccatccatctatccaacGCATCTGTCCCTCCCATCCTATCACATAGATCTTGCGGATTTAGTCTGTGACTCAAGGGTGACTGCGCGGACTACCCATCGCTAGATTGGCTAAAATTAAACGTCTGTCATCTTGGCCCAACTAACAAATCTGTTTTTAAACGTATTCTCACAGGTGTACGACACAAGTTGGCTCATTAAAATTATTAGCAAACTTGTAACTCATCTGTCtgctcgtacatacatatcataTGGGGATATACCATATACCACATCcacatacaatatgtatgtgcatacgAGTGTCTTCAATTATTTTGGCATAATGTTTGAATACTCATACGGGTATAGTATAttcgatacgatacgatgtGCTAGCCCCTCGTTAGCCACACAACAAATTCGCTTTGATGGCCGTCACACGTCACAGATAAAATAACAAAGGAATGGTATATGGTATGGCTATGACTATGGGATGTACACATTGTACATATCTTATAGGGATgctattttgttgctgtttaaATGATATATCTGCCACGATCCATCTTTTCGGCGTATGAAAATGGATTGGGTGCCTTTCAAAATGTTTGTTCGAAGATTTCCGGAAGATATTAAggaaatttataaaatttaaatcTAAAAATATCTTTGATTAATTTCTGCTATCTGCTATATCTGATTCCAATAGAAGTCAGTGCTACAAGGGTGCTATAAGATACTACTTATAAAACCAATCAAACGCGCTAGGATCTATGTATGTTACGGAATGGATTcgaaaaaaataatgataatggtctggaaaattgaaaatttgcaTCATAGAGGCCCTTGAGGAGTATCGAAAatgatatacgagtatatagtcGAACAATTTTGATTCTCGGAAAGATTCTCATGTGATTCTGAATCCCAAACATTCGTGAAAGATTCACACAAAACCGAATCATTTTCCTATTAGTCAGACACGGAATCACAGACAAAGAATATTATGACACAGATCTACgaaggaatatatatataatatataacaTCACACATAGGAAAACGGCAAGGAagtgggggcgggggagaTTCCCACGCACCTTCAATGCCCAGATAGGGGCGTGGCGAGACATTATCGAACGATCGATTTACATTGAAATCCCGCACGGATGGCTGTCGGGACGGCTCCGACTCGTCCTCGCTGGCCGCCAGCGATCTGAACTTGCTAGAGTCTACTGAAAAATCAAAAGGTGATGGTTGACCCCGGGCAGACCGGGGTGTGGCTGGGGGCGTGGAGGCCAGCAGTGAGGAGGAGGCAACCATGCTCTGCTGCAGGGGTTCCGTGGCGGTGCGGACGAGCAGCCCGATGTTGTGACCCTCCAATTGGGGGACGTGCGAGAACTTTGACTCCAGAGTTGTGGGAGGAAgtggcaatggcgatggcgaagGCGCTGGGGGCATCTTGCCAATCACCGGATTGAGCCCAAAGGGTGAGCTGGCCCGGTGCGGTGCCTCGATCAGTGGCGCCGGATACTTTCGGGAGGACAGAGGACTGGGCGATCTACTCCGCTGCCAGGTgatctccgctgccggaaggTTCAAGCGCAGAggaggcggtggaggaggtgcaggaggaggaggagaatcTGGAGCTCGCGTGGTCACAATCTCCACGAAGCTGCGCTGACGCTGCAGTTTCTCCGGCTGCTGGTTCTCGGTTCTCTCTGACTTCTCCTCCGCACTCTGGGTGTCCTCCCAGGAGATCTGGCGGGAAATGTACGGACTCCGTATCTCGTAGGTGGCCTTGTAGTTCTCCATGGGCTCGTTGTGCAGGTTGGCGATGCGCCACTGGTCCGCCTTCGTGAGCTTGCTCCAGTTGTTCGGGGAGTAGCGAAGCTCATTGCAAACCGGGCAGCAGATGCTGTGATCGCTGGTGGTGGTATCCTGATGGGAGCATTGCTCATCCTTTTCCTTATCCTCCTTCTGTTCCTCTTCCTTGTGGCACTGACTCTCTGGCTCTGCGTCTGGTTTTGCGTCCTGCTTCGTCTCTTGCTGGGGCGGTTTTCCCGTTGAGAGCTGCTCGTAGTTGGCAATCACATCGGACACATGTCGGTACTCCGCATCTTCCACATCTTCCGtatcctcctcctcatcctcgatGACAACGTGTTGAGCTTTGACCGCAGCTGGCGTCGTCATGTGTTCTACTTGCAATAGTTTCTCCAGATCCTGCTTCTGATGCTGATCCATCGCCAGATCCGGCTGGGGCTGCCCCTGTTGCTTGTCCAGTGCCAGGGCGATTCTGTGCAGGTCCTCGAGGGCTCGTTCCACAATCGGCACATTCTCGGTGATCTCTTCGTTGGCCGCCTCCGCTATGGACTCTTCTTTGGCCACGCTGCCGGGTCTTCCCGATGCACGGCAATAGATCTGACGGAGTATCGCCTGCAGAGGACTCTCCACGGCCAGAATGGGCGACTGGCGCGAGGAGAACATGTCCCACAATTCGTTGTGGCCGCTTTCTGGTTTGATCTGCAGAGATGCTGGAGCAagaggcggtggtggtggtggtggtggaggaggtggagtgGCAGTGACAGCGCCTTCGACTGTGGGCACAGGAGTGGTTTGGACACTCCGTTGCAGTGCCATCTTGGCGTTTTCCATGTAGGTATCTATCTGACGCAGGTGCTCCGCTATGGACTGCTGTATGTGGGCATACTTTGCTTCCAGCTGCGAAATCTCCACATGAGCCTCGTGTTGCTTCTCCGCCTCTGATTCCGTCGCCGTTTCCGTGCTGTAGACTCCGCCCTGGCGACGGGCTTGCTTGGCCCTGGCCACTGATTCCTCGCCGGACTTGGGCCGCATCTTGGGAGGGACTGGCattggcggcggtggtggaggtggtggagtGGGAgcactgttgctgttggttgtTGTCCTGGCCATACTGGCCTGCCGCTGGAGCAGCTTGATGCCACTGGTTGCGCTTACATAGGTGGTGCCACAGGGAGCATGGGCATTGGATGCATCCTCCATCTCCTGCTGGTCCTGCTGCAGGTAGGTGCAGGCGTCGTCGTAGATCTGCTGGGCACTCggctgaagctgaagatcGCCCGATGCCTCAACGCGGACTGGTATGATGCGAGTGGCGGCGGTACCAGCGCCCAGCTCCTGGCTCGGACTCTGACTGGGACggccggtgccggtgctggtgctggccagggccagagccatctgctgctgccgcttgaCTGCCAGGCTGTCAATTACCGCTGGTGACTTTCTTGGCAAGCCCTCGATCTGGGCGGCAGCTGCTTGGGCTTCTCTGGGTATCGGTGGCAGCGGAACGGCCTCCAAGTCCACCTCTTGGCTGGTAGCGaccttgggcttgggcttgggcttgtcCTCCTCTTCGCTATCGGCCTCGTTGTCGTAGGAGATCTTCACTTCGGTGGCTAGCTTGATGCATCTGCGCTGGACCTTCGGCACCTTCGTGGATCGTGGCTTGGGCGGCGGCAGCTCTGgagctccagctgctgccaccgTCCGCTTGCGGGAGCGTCCGCGGTCCAGGGAGTAGGCCTGTCGCTTGGGCCTTGGCCTGTAAGGAGTGATCGTGAGTGTTGTGGGCGTTGTGGGTCGCTTGTGGGCCAGCTGCTCGTAGTACTCGCATCGGGGGGCCACCAGACCCAGATCTACATCGGCTGCTTTGGTCTCCGGGGCAGAGAAGCCCTTCGCAACAGGCGTCTGGTGGTAGACCTGGGCCAACTGCAGTTCCGTGGTTCTAAGAGGTGTGATTGGACGCTCCTTGGAGCCCTCTCGTTGCCTCTGTTCGCGCACCTGCTTGGCCGTGGGTTCGATGATCATCGTCGGACTCTGGAACTTCTCGCGCAGCGCCTCAATGCTGTGCGAAGCACTAGAGGGGATGTGGCTCAGATCCGGGCTGCTTGCGGTTATTGCCACCGCTTCCGCCTCCGTAGGCGGCCAGCTGTGATCCCGCTTGAGCATATGTCGCTTGGTGGCCATGCGATTGATCTTGAGCACCGTGTCCCGGTCAATGGTGATGTCCTGCTGGTGGCTGAGGTAGTGGGTCTTGATCTggtccagcagctgctggtgcAGCGTATGATGCAGGCCATCGCCATCGCGCTGTCGCGTGCGACTCTGTCTTTCTTGGGGGTAAAAGTCTTTGGGGGCATGGTTTTTCAATCAATTAAAGTTTGCTGCACAATCAATACGGAGTCTGGACAGGGCACTGTgagtgggcgtggctgtgTTTGTTGAATGCTTTACACTGTTTAACATACTTTCTGTTTTGTGTGGACACAAGACATGCACTAAACGATACACTAAAATGGCTGGAAAGGTTTAATCTTACCGCATTTGGCTTGCTGCTCTTCCTCTTCGACAGCTCTTAGAACGGCCGAATTGGCAAGGTTCAGGGGCTTGGCGATTTGATCGTCGACTTCAATCctgaaaatattgtatttaaatatacatttttttagtaaaaataatgaataaattgCGGAAAAGTGAATTTgaataatacaatttaaattttcactGTTCTAACGGATTCCACTGCTTGGCAGTCCAAAAAGTACTGCCTTGCCGATGCAAAAGCTTTACACACAAATAGGATGCACTGCTTCCACTGCTTGCACTGCTTCAAGCTGTGCGTTTGTGcaagaaattgaaaattgttggTTCGTATCCTGCCAACGTTCATTTTATTCTCTATTTTTCGtataaattattcattttaaatatgttttttatgttaaattaaatatatgcaGTTTTTTTAAACTAATTTCCATTCAAACTATTCAAACTAATTGAGGTTTTATGATGAATTTCTGTTAAAATTAACGGGAAAACAGGAAAGTTAACATGAAAAAGCTAAATGTATAGGAAATATCTGATTGAATATGAAAAGACAAAGACCTTTTACCCTACCACGAGTTGCCATGCCTTCTGCACGGGTTTGTTTATTAATAGGGATATGCTCTGTCTCTCGTCTTATAGTTCTGCTATTCCTATGGGCATAAATTATTCCCTGTCCCAGCGTCAGAAAACTCTACCTGCCACAGCAACACCACATCCTTCTCCTGGTCTGGCATTGAAATTCGCGTGCGCGCACCTCGACCCACGCTGACCCCAAAAGAAGCGGATGGTAATCGACTCTGACAAGCACTTCGCTGCGCCAGTGGATATAAAAGCGCCTGGCAGTGTCTGCCAATGCATCCACATCCCGAACAGCGTCTTGGCTGGCAACTTGTCTTTGACCGGAACAGTCTACTCCAAAGAGCTACTTCAGAAACCCATGATGGCCGCCACCTCCACCAAGATGCAAATGCTAGTCTccgtgctcctgctgctcgtGTCCCTCTGCAGCTGGAGCCACGGGGTGCCCAGCAAGCGATCCAGCAGGCTGTGCGGCGACAAGCTGTCCGAAGCCATGGACATGATGTGCCCCAATGGGTTCAATGCCCGAATTCCCCACAAGCGCGGCTTACGTGAGTATTCCATCGAAAACTTCGACGGCAAAGGCAACTACTggctttttggttttggttttgtttcggtttcggcttCAACTCCCCTTTGCAACGATTCACATTCGCACACCTTCCCTTGCAGTGGATCTGTTCGATTACGTGGACCACATGTCCGAGCCGGCACTGGATGATGCGGACACCGCTGATGATGCGGCGGCCGTGGGTGCGGTCCTGCCCGAGGGTGTTCGGCTCCCCTGGCGGCACAACTCCCTAATGTCTACCAGGCGCCAAATGCGCGGAATTGTGAACGAATGTTGTGCCAAGTCGTGCACCATCTATGAGATCAAGGCCTACTGCAAGTGAGGGGCACACACGGAacacagcaccagcaccagcaccggaaccagcaccagcacccaCTGAAACCTGCACCAATTGAGAACTGATACAACTCCCACCCGCCCAACTAGAAGCTAAACAAATTGTTACGATATTtgatatatgtacgtgtagatagagagagactcAAATGAATATATTATGATGCTCTCAGGAGCTGTTGCAAGAAAAAGGGAATTTAAATTGGATTGGGGGACCCAAAAGCAGAAATTGGGGATTGGATGCGTCCGAGGCTGCCTTTAAAGATGGCCAAAACAAGTTGTATCTTAAAGGAAAAGATTCCGATTATTTCGTGGCTAAGAACTGTGGCTAAAACCGTCTGAAGTGGGCTTTCGAGTGTGATTATCAGGGAAACATTATTATCTTTTTTGGCAGATAACAAGCGAGATAAATGTAACGCAAGCAACAATGCAGAAAAATGTGGCAAGTAAAGTGATAAAGAAAGATGTTCAAGAATGTGTTTACGAATTAGTTGAAAGCTTCTAATCAGAGGAATGCTTCCAAAAGGGCCATTCGCAGCGAAAAACCCCATAAAGTCCACTTTTATTAAAGTTTTTACATTTGACACTAAACTCGATGATTAATCCCTCGAAAGCTAACACTCCCCTGTGGCATCGGTatcggtatctgtatctgtatctggcaTCCGTCAACTTTAATTAGTTGATTAATTCCGACTAATCACAAATATTAACAGACACTTTCATTTGCAGAGCacacaaatactcgtatttggcCCCccgaaaataaatagaaattaaTTTCGTTGATTTCTAAATAAGAtttggccaaatatttgcccaTATAATTACGAGTGAGGCGAGTACTTCGTTGAGAAAGTTATTTATGGGCAGATGAGATTTGCTGATAAATGTTTTGGCACTTTTTTAGGAAAAGGATTAATTGAGTGGTGTTtcgtgccccatgccccacgccgcATGTCCCTTGCCCCGTGAATCAGCCCCTCATGAGTGGGCAGCCAGTCAACGAGATGCATCACAACTTTTGGCTAGGCGCCTGCCTCTTGTTTGTTGATATTGTTGTTGCACTTGTTGTAACGGTGCCCAATTTGGTTCGTGTGACTCATTCGAATTGCTGACGTCTTTACTTTGCTGCCcctgtgccagtgcctgtgctgtgctgcgctGTGCTATGTGTGTTACGGGTTACATAAAAGCGTATCTTAAAGATTCACGTACATTTTGAATGGCAGTTAAATGGAAGTTGCTCCAGGGGCAGACGCAGACCCTGGCTCAGCTGTCTCTCGGCAAAAGTTTACCCTAAATGGGGGAAACACCTCACACGAGCACACGAGCCGCACGCACACGCGAATGTGTTtgaaagttttcaattttttttttggtaattaaaTTGCCAGCTACTGTtgcctgtgctgctgctgctgctactgttgctgttgcacacGTTTTGTCGCACGCATAGTCCCCGTATAACTGAAAGCCACTTAAAGTTTTTGCTCACCCGAGCAGATCTCAGCAGATCTTAGGTTGGGGTCTCCCAGGGGGGtaggtgggaggggggggtgtGCCAGGCCGGTTTATTTAAACAACAATTGCAAACAACAATGAAAGAGATAgtgttgttgcagcagcagcagccgcagcagcagcagcagccacaaataCTTGTACAATTTCAAGTCTAAAGCATCTTTGAGATACGCgtcgcagtcgctgctgctgctgctgtcgctgcatATAAAGCTTTTTGGTAATTACAATTAAACGTCAAAGCATTTAATTGTGGAGGTTGTCTCTGTGTCGCCTCTCTGAAtttgagagagggagagacacaAAAAGTTggtgtagctgtagctgtcgctgtcgctgtcgctgtttttgtctctgcctctgtcacTGGTGCAGTCGTTGCCGCGCTGCAATGAGCATGGCTATCCCCCCTCTCCACACCAAATTGATGTGTTTTGTACACCTGTTCTTGGGGGCAGGCAGACAGCATATAAGTACACGACAGAATAACAGCTAAATAGATATACAATCCGCCCAGACCCCTACCCCATACCCCAAaacccatgccccatgccccatcccCTCTCCTTTTATGGGCACTTTTCATCAGCCTTTGGCACTGGCTGATGACTGCCTTTCATCTTGTCTATAAAATTATgcatttaaatgtttaataatCATTTCAGTTCAGGGCGCCACACGCCCAAACGACTACTCACCCCTCGCCGCCGAAGGCCTTCAGCTCGCGGTTCAACGTGGCCTTGACGTTCTCCTGGGAGTAGAGGCCCATTGGGGAGTTGAACTGCTTGTGCACCAGCTTCCGTTGTAGGGCGGCCATTTTGATATCTCCTTTGCTCtggtttcttttcttttttccaacTGCTTTTCCTCTGCTGCTTGTCGCTGCTTGTTGCTGCTTGCTTCTGCTTGCTGTTTgagtttggctttggctttggcttttcttCCTCTCTtattctctttctttcttctgaTGCTGTTCGGGTTTCTTCAAAAAGTTTTTCGAAAAATAttgttgataaaaaatatttttttaaattttctgccCCAAACTCTTCTGCAGTTTTTTCTCGTAGTAAAAACTTCTGTGTGGGACTTGGATCCGCTTATCGTTTTAAGAGTGGTTTACAAGTTGTTGctctttttgttggtgttcTCTGGTTTCTGGTTGCTTGTGgctgttctgttgttgttgctgttgttgttgttggaaaaCAGAATTCCAAACACTTTTCAGTTTTCCCCCACTTCAGCTTTCAGTTTCTGTTGGACTTAATGTTAATCGTTAATTGTCGGTCGTTGTTCGTTCtgtaattgaaaatgcaaaaaagggAAACTGGATGAGTGCGGGAGCGGcaatgggaacgggaatggaaatggtatAAACAGGAATTTAATTTGTACAAAAGTTGATGGAAGGAATACAAGTTTAATCGGGGATAGTCTTTGTGAGAGAGCTGGCTGCACACAATCCATATTGTTTAATGCTCAGACTACAGGTTTGTGCATTTGCAACTTTTAATGATAATCGAACAAAGCCAGGAGCCTTACAAAGTAACTTTTCGTTCGTTTCTGATTATAGTTTCCCTTAGCCAGATATGTATGCTTTCACTTAGCACTGTTCTATAGTTGTCTTTAAGGTTCTGCGACAAGTTGCAGCTCAAAATTTGAAAGCCCAAGGGGAATATCCCAGTATACGCTCCGACAAACGGACAGAGGGACATCATTATATCGACAAAGCTATTGACACTTTCCAAGGTTGAAATGAATTCATTCTCAACATTGAAAACACCTGGCCATCAATTATATTTTCaccattcaaatatttaaatttatataagCCACAGACGTGTTGCATTTGCAGATAAATCAAGTTAATTgagagaaatatatgtataaaaaccactgtttttatttaataatatattaatatatctTAATTTGGAATCGaagtacatatgtgcatatatgtacatatgtatgtatgtatgtatgtacattgtcACATAGTCGTTTCAAGCAGACcccttacatacatatatacttgtAATCACGAAATGCTATATATTTGTTCAATGAGTTTTTTGTGGAATttgttgattgattgattgattaatgATGACAAATACAAGGAttttgaaaattgttcaacaaattgagagagagagagaaagaggggaaATCTGGTCAAGACAACTTTTCAGAGTTTTCCACCAAAACGAATACACTTTTGATAGCAGCACAAAAACACTTCAATGCCAGCACTACTATTTATACAACACAcgtaaaaaaaagaatatatacGAGGAATTGTATGCACTGGAATCATTGGATCTGTTCCGATTTTACAGCTGCTGCTCACAAATTACACAcggaaaaaaaaccaaaaaaaatcttaaagataaagatatacTATAACTATATGATTTTTTCCAATTTGCTGCGACTCACTCACTTCTGTCACATTGAGAAATGTATCTTAAACTAATTTGAGAGCACTGCTTGCTgggcaaaaaaacaaaaaggaacaaaaatatacatgtgtatatattatatgggATTTAGTGTTGTTTTTGGGGCCTAAAAATAGAGGCCAAGACAGCGgcaaaaaatattgaaatgtgctcaatttttttttgctcataCTCatattttccacacacactcgaCTCGATTCAGATGGTAtcttctctcgctctcgctctggctctggctctcaaCGTGTATGTGTACGTCTTTCGGCCCCTTTCTTTTAGCCGCACACtatctttctgtctttctatCTACATATCTGTCTGCTGTTTGCTCTATTTTGAAATTCCCGCCTTGTGTGTCACCTCAAATAAAATTAGCAGCTGTGAGGAAAAGCAAAGATATTATTGTTCAGATTTGCGTCATTTCCActgatgtacatatgtatgtacacttGTGTTCGACGGAAAATGTATCAAAATCCGCATCAGAGAtggaaaatgtatgaaaatcataatcatcatcatcaaaagagaagagaagagaagataagagagaagagaagagagacaGCAGAAGATGGAGAGTGCGAGGGAGCGGCTGATTGTTGAAAATGGTtggaaaatgcaataaaagacACTTGAAATAATCGTAATGAAGTATTTTGGTGTGTTTGCTCGTATTTTATGCGTTTTAATTgagctgcttttgcttttgcctcgGCCGCGGTTGCATGCCACGTCGTGGCAGCTGCCACACAGCTgctacggctgctgctgtggcaatCGTGGCACCCGGAAACGGCACCCAAGAATCGCACAAATTAATCaacatttaataaaatattatgcAAATTACAGCACAAAAGGCAGGAAgccagtggcaatggcagtggcagagccagagccagagccagagcggcAAGAGCTTGCCACTTGATGTCCCAATTAAAGTTTAACAcaacccgcacacacacaccagcacacag
The sequence above is a segment of the Drosophila pseudoobscura strain MV-25-SWS-2005 chromosome X, UCI_Dpse_MV25, whole genome shotgun sequence genome. Coding sequences within it:
- the Ilp5 gene encoding probable insulin-like peptide 5: MMAATSTKMQMLVSVLLLLVSLCSWSHGVPSKRSSRLCGDKLSEAMDMMCPNGFNARIPHKRGLLDLFDYVDHMSEPALDDADTADDAAAVGAVLPEGVRLPWRHNSLMSTRRQMRGIVNECCAKSCTIYEIKAYCK